The following coding sequences lie in one Apium graveolens cultivar Ventura chromosome 1, ASM990537v1, whole genome shotgun sequence genomic window:
- the LOC141715191 gene encoding uncharacterized protein LOC141715191: MSKTGTDKTGMDKFKGSIGLSYPTLTKGNYTAWSMKMSVYIQAHGVWEAIESSNPKAVVDTKTDNIALAMIYQGIPEEYLLSIAEKKTAKGAWEAIKTMSQGADKVKQAKVQTLKAEFEVLTMKEADQIDDFYMKINGIVSNIRALGEPVVESYMVKKLLRVIPPKFLQIASTLEQFGNLETMSIEEAVGALKAHEKRLRGTVTANYAQLMLTEEEWQKTDSEGEKLLLTREEWLKRSSRGASGGASGQKGRGNRDKSQVRCFNCGIMGHYAAECRKPRRGRELNQR; the protein is encoded by the coding sequence ATGTCAAAGACTGGAACGGACAAGACTGGAATGGACAAGTTCAAAGGTTCAATTGGCCTTAGTTACCCAACATTGACAAAAGGGAACTATACGGCGTGGTCAATGAAGATGAGCGTCTATATACAGGCGCACGGAGTATGGGAAGCTATTGAGAGTAGCAACCCCAAAGCTGTGGTTGACACTAAAACAGACAACATCGCATTGGCTATGATTTATCAAGGTATTCCTGAGGAGTACCTGTTGTCAATCGCTGAGAAGAAAACAGCCAAAGGTGCCTGGGAGGCGATCAAAACCATGAGCCAAGGAGCAGATAAAGTCAAACAGGCCAAGGTTCAAACATTGAAAGCTGAGTTTGAGGTCTTAACCATGAAGGAAGCTGATCAGATAGATGATTTTTATATGAAAATTAATGGCATCGTGTCAAACATACGGGCATTAGGAGAGCCTGTGGTTGAATCGTACATGGTGAAGAAGCTATTGCGTGTCATCCCACCCAAATTCCTTCAAATCGCCTCCACGTTAGAGCAATTTGGGAACCTCGAAACCATGTCCATTGAAGAAGCAGTTGGGGCACTAAAAGCTCATGAAAAAAGGCTGAGGGGAACTGTCACTGCCAATTACGCACAACTAATGTTAACCGAAGAGGAATGGCAGAAGACAGACAGTGAAGGTGAAAAACTGTTGCTCACACGAGAGGAGTGGTTGAAGAGGTCGAGTCGAGGAGCCTCAGGTGGGGCTTCGGGACAAAAGGGGCGAGGAAATCGAGATAAAAGTCAAGtgaggtgtttcaattgtggCATAATGGGACATTACGCAGCTGAATGCAGAAAACCTCGTCGAGGAAGGGAGCTGAACCAGAGGTGA
- the LOC141715213 gene encoding uncharacterized protein LOC141715213, which yields MEATTTACQSIWLRDLLEEITGHQLGPVVLHVDNRSAIELMKNPVLHGRSKHIDVQFHFIRECIERGKLVVKFVASQEQRANILTKAPTRINFEEMRETIGVKDLARVMSTFWRLTCFYGFPERERRRDSWQFIQQLASRSSLPWCIMGDFNDLLYATDKQGRIEHPQSLFTGFHNTIEECQLIELDLNGGSFTWEKSRGTSNWVRERLDRSFATQNWWSKFPLCHLKIVQVARSDHDPIILELMKVDISRKSFRFRFENIWLKEPNFVTEVKEFWKSIPVAHLIPKLAEVSTYMARWGRTFFHKFKEKIRVQKNIMESLGNRTDDDSVQGYLEAKEELNNLFYKEEVYWKQRAKLFWLAEGDDNTRFFHTSASARKKSNHITHLRNENGDCVKDTDGMCQIVHQYFSNLFAGDTVEDGASDFTSPRQVTNDENLMLCAELQFEEFSEAIKQMHPDKSSGPDGLNPAFYQSFWNIMGREIFDCCKQWLDSVSFPYDLNSTNVVLIPKKDNADNMKDLRPIALCNVLYKILAKVLANRIKKVLPNIISENQSAFVQDRSITDNVLVAFELIHHLRHKNRGSEGEIALKLDISKAYDRVSWNYLEHRLRVMNFAQKWIDWMLLCVKTVSYQFCINGSIVGPVIPKRGLRQGDPLSPYLFLLCVEGISNDLDNAVLNGTVHGCQIASTAPSISHLLFADDSFLFFRGTTGEALAIKSILTNYERCSGQSVNYQKSGIFFSANVRQQKRQELSNILGVHNSIEGSNYLGLPSLVGKSKTRVFGYLKERSRKRIQGWYKKTVSRAGKSVLIKNVAQAIPAYTMSCFLLPKSLCQDLEVMFNKFWWRSSGDSGKGLNWLAWSAMAGPKVQGGLGFRSLYGFNIALLGKQCWNMLNNPGSLVSRLFKARYFANTSMFEAQKGRNSSYIWQGLKTAMDSLRSGFRWVVGNGESICATKDQWIRGKTDYCVVNDHSYAGRSEKVSSYIDADTKSWMSHQVFENFLLEDARAIISIPLPRVNTEDRVVWAGSSSGIYTAKEGYKHWLNLNSIGHNGIHSDGWKKLWSLFIPNKIKIFIWRLCRNTIPTRWRLRFKGVRVPITCPVCNSDVEHLLHVFFDCSFAKQCWQYAGMALNTDLIEDAPVWLLNTLATGKSESNVKVCTILWGIWNWRNKRVWESKSVPAALAMDNSFQHVSEWKSARTSLKRSHGTSGPQPSKHAVKWQPPLNGVLKLNVDASFKSDKENFSLGMVIRDSNGAFVEGRTMCKPPVGSVFEAEAVGVKEALSWVKARGMTEQVVEVETDSMLVVIGLRSTSRNLLEVGEVIEQCKMLQRELDNTSVHFIRNHANRVAHEFARLPCLVNCHSVFLSLPDCVEEAVLRDISV from the exons ATGGAAGCTACCACAACAGCGTGTCAAAGCATCTGGCTTCGTGATTTGCTGGAAGAAATTACAGGACATCAGTTGGGACCAGTTGTGCTCCATGTGGACAACAGATCTGCAATCGAATTAATGAAGAACCCTGTGCTGCATGGTAGAAGCAAGCACATCGATGTGCAGTTTCATTTCATCCGAGAATGTATTGAACGAGGTAAGCTGGTGGTTAAGTTTGTGGCTTCACAGGAACAACGAGCTAATATCTTAACTAAAGCGCCGACAAGAATTAATTTTGAAGAAATGAGGGAAACAATTGGGGTTAAAGATCTTGCACGAGTTATGTCAACCTT TTGGAGGCTTACGTGTTTTTACGGGTTCCCAGAGCGTGAACGTCGTCGAGATTCTTGGCAATTTATTCAACAGTTAGCTTCCCGTTCCTCTCTTCCATGGTGCATCATGGGAGACTTTAACGACTTGTTGTATGCTACTGACAAACAAGGTCGTATTGAGCATCCTCAATCTCTTTTTACTGGTTTTCATAATACTATAGAAGAGTGTCAGCTTATTGAGCTTGACCTTAATGGTGGGAGTTTTACCTGGGAAAAAAGTAGAGGCACATCGAACTGGGTTAGAGAACGTTTGGATAGATCGTTTGCCACTCAGAATTGGTGGTCCAAATTTCCTCTCTGTCATCTAAAGATTGTTCAAGTTGCAAGGTCTGATCACGACCCTATAATCTTAGAGTTGATGAAAGTGGATATTTCGAGGAAAAGTTTCAGATTTCGCTTCGAGAATATATGGTTGAAAGAACCTAATTTTGTCACGGAGGTGAAGGAGTTTTGGAAGAGCATTCCAGTAGCTCATCTTATTCCTAAGCTTGCTGAGGTTTCAACTTATATGGCAAGATGGGGGAGGACATTCTTTCATAAGTTCAAAGAGAAGATCAGAGTTCAGAAAAATATCATGGAGTCCCTGGGGAATAGAACAGATGACGATAGTGTTCAAGGCTATTTGGAGGCTAAGGAGGAGTTGAATAATCTGTTTTATAAGGAGGAGGTGTACTGGAAACAAAGGGCGAAGCTCTTTTGGCTAGCTGAGGGAGATGATAATACAAGGTTTTTTCACACTAGTGCTTCAGCAAGGAAAAAGTCGAATCATATCACGCACTTAAGGAATGAGAATGGGGACTGTGTTAAGGATACTGATGGCATGTGTCAAATAGTCCACCAGTATTTTTCGAATTTATTTGCAGGTGATACTGTTGAGGATGGAGCTTCTGATTTTACTAGTCCGAGACAGGTTACAAACGACGAGAATTTGATGTTATGCGCTGAGTTACAGTTCGAGGAATTTTCTGAAGCCATTAAGCAAATGCACCCTGACAAATCTTCGGGTCCGGACGGTTTAAATCCGGCCTTCTATCAATCTTTCTGGAACATCATGGGGCGTGAGATATTTGATTGCTGTAAGCAATGGCTTGACAGTGTTTCTTTCCCATATGATTTGAATAGTACGAATGTGGTACTAATTCCGAAGAAGGATAATGCTGACAATATGAAAGACCTGCGTCCAATAGCACTCTGCAATGTGTTATATAAAATTTTGGCGAAGGTATTGGCCAATCGAATCAAAAAAGTGTTGCCTAACATTATCTCGGAGAACCAGTCAGCATTTGTGCAAGATCGTAGCATCACTGACAATGTTTTGGTGGCCTTTGAACTTATTCATCATCTTCGACATAAGAACAGGGGAAGTGAGGGTGAAATCGCCCTTAAACTGGACATAAGTAAAGCTTATGATCGTGTCAGTTGGAATTATCTGGAGCATAGATTACGAGTAATGAATTTCGCTCAAAAATGGATTGATTGGATGTTGTTGTGCGTAAAAACGGTTTCCTACCAGTTTTGTATTAATGGTTCCATTGTTGGTCCAGTAATTCCGAAACGAGGGCTTCGTCAAGGTGACCCTCTCTCACCGTACCTCTTCTTGCTATGTGTGGAAGGCATATCTAATGATCTTGATAATGCTGTGCTTAATGGAACGGTTCATGGTTGTCAGATTGCTTCTACTGCCCCATCAATATCACATCTTCTATTTGCAGACGATAGCTTCCTCTTTTTTCGAGGGACAACAGGGGAGGCTCTAGCAATCAAATCAATTCTGACAAATTACGAAAGGTGTTCAGGTCAATCAGTCAACTATCAGAAATCGGGGATATTTTTTAGTGCCAACGTTCGTCAACAGAAGAGACAGGAGTTGTCTAATATCTTGGGGGTTCACAACAGTATTGAGGGTTCTAACTACTTGGGTCTTCCGTCGTTAGTGGGCAAATCTAAAACTAGAGTTTTTGGGTACTTGAAGGAGAGATCCAGGAAACGTATCCAAGGGTGGTACAAAAAAACTGTCTCAAGGGCTGGAAAATCAGTACTAATTAAGAATGTTGCACAAGCAATTCCAGCGTATACCATGTCTTGCTTTCTTTTGCCTAAGTCTCTCTGCCAAGATCTGGAAGTTATGTTCAACAAATTCTGGTGGAGATCAAGTGGGGACAGTGGTAAGGGTCTTAATTGGTTGGCTTGGAGTGCAATGGCTGGTCCGAAAGTGCAAGGGGGTTTGGGTTTTAGAAGCCTCTATGGTTTTAATATTGCGCTATTGGGGAAGCAATGTTGGAATATGCTGAACAATCCTGGTTCTCTGGTATCTAGGCTATTCAAGGCCCGGTATTTTGCAAATACCAGTATGTTCGAAGCTCAAAAAGGGCGTAATTCGAGCTATATCTGGCAAGGTTTGAAGACGGCTATGGACTCTCTCCGTTCAGGCTTTAGATGGGTGGTTGGTAATGGGGAAAGTATCTGTGCTACTAAAGATCAGTGGATAAGAGGGAAAACAGACTATTGTGTGGTTAATGATCATAGTTATGCTGGCAGGTCAGAAAAGGTTTCGAGTTATATTGATGCTGATACTAAGAGTTGGATGTCCCATCAAGTTTTTGAGAATTTTCTACTCGAAGATGCTAGAGCCATTATTTCTATTCCTCTACCTCGTGTTAATACTGAAGACCGTGTTGTTTGGGCTGGTTCATCCTCGGGGATTTATACTGCTAAAGAAGGTTATAAGCATTGGCTTAACCTTAATAGTATCGGTCATAATGGTATCCATTCAGATGGGTGGAAGAAGCTTTGGTCTCTGTTTATTCCtaacaaaattaaaatttttatcTGGAGACTTTGCAGGAACACAATTCCTACACGATGGAGACTGAGGTTTAAAGGAGTTCGAGTGCCTATAACGTGCCCAGTGTGTAACTCGGATGTAGAGCACCTCTTGCATGTTTTCTTTGACTGCTCATTTGCTAAGCAGTGTTGGCAGTATGCAGGAATGGCTCTGAATACGGATCTCATTGAAGATGCTCCAGTCTGGCTGCTTAACACGCTGGCTACTGGCAAATCAGAAAGTAATGTAAAGGTTTGTACGATTCTATGGGGCATCTGGAATTGGAGGAACAAGCGAGTTTGGGAGAGTAAATCTGTACCAGCAGCTTTAGCCATGGATAACAGCTTTCAACATGTATCTGAGTGGAAATCAGCTCGAACCAGTCTTAAGAGATCTCACGGTACCAGTGGCCCTCAACCTAGTAAGCATGCTGTCAAATGGCAGCCTCCTCTAAACGGGGTATTAAAGTTGAATGTTGATGCTTCGTTCAAGTCGGATAAGGAGAATTTCTCTCTGGGTATGGTCATTCGAGACAGTAATGGAGCTTTTGTGGAGGGTAGAACTATGTGCAAACCTCCTGTTGGCTCAGTGTTTGAAGCGGAAGCAGTAGGGGTTAAGGAGGCTTTATCCTGGGTGAAAGCTAGAGGTATGACTGAGCAGGTAGTGGAGGTAGAGACAGACTCTATGTTGGTAGTTATCGGTCTCAGGAGTACGTCAAGGAATTTGCTGGAAGTGGGGGAAGTGATCGAGCAATGCAAGATGCTCCAGAGGGAGTTAGATAACACTTCTGTTCATTTCATTAGGAATCATGCTAATAGGGTAGCTCATGAATTTGCTCGCTTACCCTGTTTAGTTAATTGCCATTCAGTTTTTTTGTCTCTCCCAGATTGTGTGGAAGAGGCTGTTCTTCGTGATATTTCAGTTTAA
- the LOC141715223 gene encoding protein ACCELERATED CELL DEATH 6-like, producing the protein MDLDTLFADALAGDTDAIEKFATLADHRGKDYGETILHVACFYGNKELVNFILTQFADKNLLVKLDSNGNTPLHFAASQGRTEVVEILINAARSNLPSAFEEYLRQADFIGNTALHYAVYKGEVASVELLVNADQNDRHIQNQEGETPMYAAVARGYYDIVKLICKTCTAPSLDGPQGTTALHAALRQFDQAGNTHKDIVMILMDSAKRSSLLKNGLDDYFKALFDRTDHENQTLLSLAVLTNHLDAVKLILEEDPAYKPATEMKKSGLKSLIPIAVRKGYPDIVKILCEKCEDGKTDHTGLVLLFEAVKDKNEELFYGLLEYDKHLAARPAPQLNNISEYSGRWTVLHYAVFCKFDQIIEAILNAQRDAGYKLTDDNFGLSPIFLAVQEGSISTAVLLMNLLPATSSVYTGIRDQNMLHIAVEQSNKDMIQTILAHCPRNLIDKIVNGQDKDGNTPLHLLIAKGCFVPELIKHNSVDMMVKNKQGLTPSDMLYSQEEVKDDQAKIKYLLDQASATRQFWRTNIRGKWSNRENPGHTTKRLLKDLKFEDHITNIVEEELKLWKEKIKSYRERTTTQIIVTALITTVTFTVGFTMPGGYHESGEPEEGLVLLSKKKAFEVFMVSDALALALSITSLFLYFISSLYDDPHQVSKFDVASTVLNIVSVIAMILTFIAGIYVVLSHSPGLALIVCMICSTFFLSLIVLLIKMMCDCKRRKIKV; encoded by the exons atggATTTAGACACTTTGTTTGCTGACGCCCTTGCCGGAGATACTGATGCCATAGAGAAATTCGCAACGCTTGCTGATCACCGGGGGAAAGACTACGGTGAAACTATCCTTCACGTTGCATGCTTCTATGGAAACAAAGAACTAGTGAACTTCATCTTGACGCAGTTTGCTGACAAAAACCTTCTGGTCAAGCTGGATTCAAATGGAAACACTCCGCTTCACTTTGCAGCATCTCAAGGACGGACTGAAGTGGTCGAGATCCTCATCAATGCAGCCAGAAGTAATTTACCAAGTGCTTTTGAAGAATATTTAAGGCAAGCAGACTTCATTGGGAACACTGCCTTGCACTATGCTGTATACAAAGGTGAGGTGGCTTCTGTTGAGCTGTTGGTAAATGCAGATCAAAATGACCGACATATTCAAAATCAGGAAGGTGAAACTCCAATGTACGCTGCGGTTGCAAGAGGGTACTATGATATTGTCAAGTTGATCTGTAAAACTTGCACGGCGCCATCCTTAGATGGCCCTCAAGGGACAACTGCTCTGCATGCTGCTCTTCGGCAATTCGATCAAG CAGGAAATACCCACAAAGATATAGTTATGATACTCATGGATTCGGCCAAGCGTTCATCACTGTTAAAGAATGGGTTGGATGACTATTTCAAAGCTTTATTCGATAGAACTGACCACGAAAATCAAACTCTCTTAAGTCTAGCAGTGCTGACAAATCACCTGGACGCAGTTAAGTTGATACTAGAAGAAGATCCGGCATATAAACCTGCAACCGAAATGAAAAAGAGTGGTCTTAAGTCTCTAATTCCCATAGCTGTCAGAAAAGGGTACCCGGATATTGTCAAAATACTCTGTGAAAAATGCGAAGATGGAAAAACTGATCATACTGGTCTTGTCCTTTTGTTTGAAGCTGTTAAAGACAAGAATGAAG AACTTTTTTATGGTCTCTTGGAATATGACAAACATCTTGCAGCTAGACCAGCTCCACAACTTAATAATATATCCGAATATAGCGGGAGATGGACAGTACTTCACTATGCCGTGTTTTGCAAATTTGATCAAATAATTGAGGCTATCCTAAATGCCCAAAGAGATGCTGGTTACAAACTCACTGATGACAATTTCGGACTATCCCCCATTTTTCTAGCAGTCCAGGAAGGTTCTATTTCTACAGCAGTATTATTGATGAATTTATTGCCAGCTACATCAAGTGTATACACTGGTATTAGGGATCAAAACATGCTACACATAGCAGTGGAACAAAGCAATAAAGATATGATACAGACCATTCTAGCACATTGTCCAAGAAATCTTATAGACAAGATAGTAAATGGCCAGGATAAAGACGGTAATACGCCTCTGCATCTACTTATTGCTAAGGGTTGCTTTGTCCCTGAGCTCATCAAACACAATTCAGTTGATATGATGGTTAAAAACAAACAAGGCTTGACACCATCAGATATGTTATATTCTCAGGAAGAGGTCAAGGACGATCAG GCGAAAATTAAATATTTACTTGACCAAGCCTCAGCTACTCGGCAATTCTGGCGCACAAATATTAGAGGGAAATGGAGTAATCGTGAAAATCCAGGGCACACAACTAAACGGTTGTTAAAAGACCTCAAATTCGAAGATCACATAACTAATATTGTGGAAGAAGAGCTTAAACTGTGGaaagaaaaaattaaatcatACAGGGAAAGAACCACTACACAGATAATAGTTACCGCACTCATCACAACGGTAACTTTTACGGTAGGATTTACCATGCCGGGTGGTTACCATGAAAGTGGAGAACCCGAGGAAGGGCTAGTACTTCTTTCAAAGAAAAAAGCTTTTGAAGTATTTATGGTATCTGATGCATTAGCTCTTGCACTATCAATAACTTCCCtgtttctctacttcatctcatCGCTGTATGATGATCCCCATCAAGTTTCAAAATTCGATGTAGCGTCAACAGTACTCAACATCGTTTCTGTTATTGCGATGATTTTGACCTTTATAGCAGGTATATATGTCGTGCTATCCCATTCACCCGGTCTTGCTCTGATTGTTTGCATGATCTGTTCCACTTTCTTTTTATCCCTTATTGTTTTATTGATTAAGATGATGTGTGATTGTAAAAGAAGAAAAATCAAAGTTTGA